The stretch of DNA GGCGAGGAATTATAAAGCTGtggtttgctttttttgtctcaaaGGGTTTTTAAGgcaagaaagagaaagattATTGCAAGACCAGTCAGTGATGACTGTTACAGACCATAATGTTTTTAAATGCATGTAAACTGTGCAGTGGCACCCAAAATAGGCCAGAAAGTTCTGAGGGCTTTCAAAGAACTGTATGTGGCAGCTTAATCAGTGAATTTGAAATGTTACAATGTGTGATAATATTGCAAGTTCCAGCTCAGTCTTGAGTTTACCTCTGTCATTCTGTTTCAAACAACTATTcaaatataaagtgctacacggccaacagtTGTTAAAacataacccttccttgtacttgtacatgttcattgccgtgactttaacatcttcagttcccacggccttctcccgtctgaccttgtagctcagtcggtagtaAGAGCATCGGTCATCTTACCCGAAGCTTGTGGGTTCAATTCACACTCtggagagtttttctctgtccttgtgtgggcccatttccattagtaaggctaacgctcacatggttcataattatggggtacaaaactagcactccacattacactctaatcagttaagtcaacTGACAAAGTCAGTTGTTTGAATAAAACTTGAGTTGAGCAGGGTAATTTAAAACGCATGTCTTGGTGTGCTCCCATCAAGACTTTAGTTTCTAAAAAAGAGAACTTAATACACTCTGTACTGCACTGAGCTGTATGTAATTAACCCATTAACCCctgaatttggttttatcaacggagttgataatgtaaattggccaccgtacagagattctagatttagaatctctgtacggtggccaatttacattatcaaatccgttgataaaaccaaatttttgtatactacttccccaccgacgcagcaccacagtttctttagaagctACCCCTCCATTAACCCCTGAGattgacacttaatagattttactctaatgccagacgattttacttgtcaatgggaggCGTCCTAGGGTGTTtcaggtgtgaatgggttaagaagtgatcaataattataattatcatttgATGTATTTTTgcccttccttttcattggccgagagcccaacacgtgacctgcaaataactgtctacaaataagtgttttgctgtctgctcatgcgtaaattgaaaccacgctcttgtgtgaaaatgtcAGTTtgctttcctgagctttcagaaaaagatttaattgttgggaattgtgatCTGCttgccactgacaaatcacaatattttgctcaacctcgtccaataataatttgttaattattttattggtGTTAAAAATCCTTCTTGACTCTGTGATAAATCTCTATTGGTCAGGCCCCCTGGTCACCATGCAGACTGTGATTTTGCCATGGGTTACTGCTTTTTCAACAATGTGGCAATTGCTGCAAGGATAGCTCAAGAGAGATGGAATGTTGAGAGGTAACTTTGACTTCAGGACAAGGACTGGTGTCAGATTGCTCTTTGCTGATTCATAAATTATGTATATGGGTTACCCCCTTTTTTTCAACTATTGCATGTgtcaaaataaaatcaagttgtaatttaaattattatttacaaaatCAGTAAAATGTGGGAAAGGGTTTTCCACGGAGTGCAGGCTGACATTCACAAACACTTTCCAGAATGTCAGGATGACAACAGCCAGAGAAAAGAGTACTTGACAAATGGCATACATTTTTCCTACACTTTTCAGCAGTTGATCAATTAGAGATCTATAGATCAGGTAATTAAATTTTTCTGCTGTTGGCCatgattaaaataatattaatttagaATTGTGCTCTGTTCTTACAGTGATCTTTTTGGTTCATGATTAGAATTTTAATTGTGGACTGGGACATCCATCATGGAAATGGAACTCAACACCTCTTTGAATCTGACCCAAAGTAAGCTATGGTGACATACCGGACCGTGTTTTAAATTGCATCCTGCTAATCAATCATGCTTCATGTATAGTAGCTGAGTTTGAggtctgtactgtaagttacgctACCTGAGTTGTTTTGGTGCACAGGCCATAAATCAATAGGAAAAAACAAAGATCCGTAACTTTCAGTAAAGactgagaaaacgaggttagtaacttgaagatatttattatataatatCTGTGGTAATCAGCCGTGCAGGAAAGGAAACGAGTTGACATCAGGTgcaaaatattgaaacaattttacaagtttatgtaaaaGAAACaccatgaaaaacttgctacaGAATGTTTAattgaaatatttcaaatttagcaGGCCATACTGTAGATGAGCCTGCTAATTTAGTCAATCACAGCACGCATAATAATTGAGAGATATaccattaattttaattattaatcTCTGTTTCACCAGTGTGCTTTTCTTCTCAATTCACCGTTACGATAATGCTCAATTTTTTCCGTTCTCCACGGAAGCCAATTATGACTTTGTTGGATGTGGTCCTGGGCAAGGATTTACAGTTAATGTGCCTTGGAACAAGGTAGGTAAATTCATGTTATCCACTCCCAAAAGGAGAATAACTATTACATTTCGATGTTCACAAAgcaataatttaattttagcCGTTTTAATGTGTATGTTGTAGAACTTGTATAAATAAAACTTTTCCTTGCTTAAAAGCTTTTCAAActagtttgtttttcactttcctttgtttcagatgaACTTGATAATGTctataaaacaaaggaaagtaaaaaaataaacgtATAGTCAAAAAAAAGTTTAACTACTAGTATGTAGATCACATAAATTGGAgggaaatattttatttgaggTTTAATCTAAAACTTGCTCATCTTCACATAGACAAGCAATTTTTTGGTGTGATTCCAAATTCACtcaataataatacaatacatacttaattgactgctcgccataggggcttttcagggccagtgaaacacaacgaaacaacataacagaacaacaacaacttttaataatcccaactggccggaggctaACCAGttggttggctatttacaagacAAGTTAATGCAGCTGGgaggttgaaccagggactaccggtaccaggatcaaattcaacaagtggtcagagtGGCACTTGAGCctgggatctctggatctcaagtcaagtgccctaaccactgggccacactgcctcctaagaACTATACAAAATGGTGTAGACTTGAAAAAGGGGCCAAAAATGAagttaaaaaaagtaaattacAGTGGCTTATGTGTTGCTAGAGACAAGTGAAATTCAAAGTCTGACAAGTTGTTttaatttgtacatgtacatcaccataatttattttaatatgttaaataaatgtaaattagcAAGGCTTGGTGAAAACCAAGTCATTGCCATAGGTTGACTATTAAAAGTCATGGAgatgggtgggggggggggggggggggaaaccaAGGAGGTTtacaattcactacttgcacaatcccataatacacctctattaccccccaagacttttgcataaccattgtttgcaatttctcctgggacatgaataataaaaattattatgtcccaagagaagtcaaaaacaatgcctatccagatttgtgcaagtagtgaatagtgTGACCATGTGCTTTTCCATTTAtatattttgattggtttgtttgCAGGCTTCCATTCCTCCCCTTACACATTTAGGGTACTTATTATTTCACACTCCAGTGTTCTATTCAGAGTTGTGTCAACAGGTGCCATGATGTGTGATGTGGGTTGGTTATCATGTGACTTTCTCCCCTCATGCAGAGGACATTGCTGCCCTCCTGTGTTGAATTACCTGTGTGACACCTTTCCTGATAATAGTATTGCATAACTGAATGTTGTAATATTATTCTCTTTAGAAACATATGGGAGATGCAGAGTATCTTGCAGTGTTTCATAACATTCTTCTACCAATTGCCTATGAGGTTTTTTTACTGTACATCTTTCATTGTGATTAAGTGGTAAACTATTAGGCAATAACTGTTTCAacttatttttgcttttaaacACGAAGATGCACTATAAAATGGGTGGCTTCACGCTCTGCTCTTGTTCAAATTCATTCAAGCGTGACttattaattatccaagatggtgatcaacaaacagcaacacagagacggaagcccGAAAAGATATTTCTTGCGCAAGAAAAAGGGACTGGggattgagaaaaaaagaataacattttttttgcaaaattatataaaattaatGAGGATAGTACCCACACTCTCGTTGGTTGAtagttgtgtttagatgagagtatggaaacacggctgtgacatcacacaaattttgattggttatgtagtcagacgggtgttttgattggctggtaggaaatatgagcgtgtatcaggaaaatctgtttcaatcaagacgtaaaaaaatacagcattttccttcatttgttgaactgtgtttgagaaatattttataaaagcaatagaggacttttttccgtgtttccatagtctCACCtgaacactcgggggagttgggagaattctcgaccgTTATGCAtttcgggtttgcataactgtctcggaTTCTCCCAACTACCCctcatgtttagatgaggctatggaaacacagaaaacgtcctctattgcttaaatggcATATTTTTACGGACACATTTCCATAAGGggcttttttttattgcacagaTTATCGCAGAGCTCGGTTGCGTCcatggttgattgataaatcatttacatgtatatgtatgtgCCTATGGCACCGTGCCTTTTATAGTGCATCAAGTCGTGTTTAAGAGGAGAGCTTGATTGAGGGAGCTTACAGTGtagtacaataattattactataacATGACGAAACAACAGACTTGGAAGCAACTTGAATGCTGTTTGCTGTTTTATACAAGTAggtttacaagaaaaaaaaaacaaactgcatGTTTATCTGCTTGCCACATTCATGTGATATTTAATGGTTTGAAATGACCTGGAAGGACATGAACTTAAATGTTCATCAATGACTTTCTTTGCTCACTCCCAATAGTTGCCACATCTATCCCTTTCATATTCCTTGTGGAATCAAATGACAATTACtagaataacaagaaaatttaaTGTACTAAAGTTGATCTAGACTTACAATCCAAAGATGTTGTTGAGAAAAACTGTTCACAAGGACTGTGAAAACACATGATATGctaccctccccctccccctgcTAAAAAAAAATGATCATGATCAAGATGTCAACCGGCATGAGGCCTTCAATATTTTTCCCTGCCTGAAAAACTCCTTTTAAGTAGTTAGAGTAATTAGGGTGTTAAAATTCTCTATTGTAATACCGGTATATAATAATTGAAATTTTGATTGCTAGTTTGATCCTGACCTTGTTATGGTGTCAGCTGGATTTGATTCAGCCCTTGGAGACCCAAAGGTGAAGTGATTCTGTTATTAATAAAGAATAAGAATTATGTGGTTCTGTGTCCGTTGAAAAGtggaacatgattttttttcaaacaagtcAATGAGGGGTGAATTTCCATGACATAAAAAGATGTAATGTTTGATATTGAGGGTTAATTAGCCCTTCCTCAGAGCCCTTCCTCAGAGAATTTAATTGCTCTGACAGAAGGGCTTATTCTTGAACGAAcgtcattaaaaatattttgtgatTCCTTTATTGGATCATGAAAAACAGTCTTGGTTTCTTACATGTACCTGTACTTGGATTTCCTTTTGCTtttagcaataatattattgcaaaaacaTTATCGTCTGAAattctttactttttttccAGGGACAATGTGATGTCACGCCAGAAGGATATCACCATCTGACAAAACTTCTGACAAATGTAGCGAatggaaaaataattattgttctagAGGTAAACTAGCTGCACAAGATCAGGAAGAGAAATGATTTTCACTTACAAGAGGCTGATTCCAATCTCCCTCCTCAATTGTTTCCGTAAAGTTCCTTTATACTTCAATCTCTAGGTTTGGATAATATATTTCAGGATGGCAGGGGTTTGAGTTAAGGATCTATAGAAATGTAGAatctgtataataataattataatctgTTTATCTGCATAACTGTATGATATGGGATACATGTATCTGTTTTTATTGATGATGTATGCACGTGTATTTACAGTGCACAATATACATCGTCAGACCAGTACCTGTAATTCTGTTGGTTGATTGCAGTGGGCCACATACCGTTTCTTTAGTTAAtaataaaacatattttttgttACTTTAGGGAGGGTACAATCTTAGATCTGTGGAGGAATCTGTGTGCGCTTGTACTTCTTCCCTCCTTGGAGACCCATGCCCTCGCCTTGATGGTTCCATGGCGCCATCCGATAGGTAGCATGATTTATCATTATAGACTCTTTAACTTTGCATATTAAGACGCTTTTCGTTAGCATAAGAGCATAAGATAAGCGGGGGGGGGGTTACCTAAAAAGGAGGGGAGCTACAGCTCTTGTGTGGTTTCTAAGGGATTGCTATGGGTGGTAATTAATTTGAAACAGGGTTTTTAACTTTGATATTAATGGAAGGTTTGACCAAACTAATGCATACAACTACCATAAGTAGTTGAAGTTAGCGTAAATTGCTGAACAGAAAAAGCAGAACGagttgagctttggaaatgtcaaacCGAGAAGGCTTGCATGGCAGGATGAATGAAagagccaaataaggtagtcacgttatggaagtcacgctctcctcccaggcactgcccagtatttgcttaccagcattaacatctattttattctaaaatgtgATTAATTTATGTCGGTAATCTTGGAAATGCTGATAATGAATACCAGTCAAGTGAAAGGCAAACTTTAAGGCAACAAGGTCGTGAATTTTCTATTATGTCACTGCAGAGTTCCTTTTTAGGGATGGGGTTTGGGTGAAGTTTGCGGTCTGCAGTCTGAGTTTGGCAGACACTGGTAGAAGTCCTTAACCAAACTTCAGTAAAGGCTGAATTCTGTGaaacttaattaattttacaattttgttaCTTGGTCTCAGTGATACCAGGTTTCACTtatcacttcagaaaataataaagatgaaaaaaaacttatttcaaTGCTGGAATGATCATTTTCAATTTGGATATAACAACATTGCTGTCATTTCCTAGGTTTTGTAAGCTCTTAAGATAACTTGATTATGAAGCAaatgttttatgttttttttgccAAGCAGTTGCTTTGAAACAATAAGAAATGTTATCAGCGAGCACAGCAAGTACTGGAATTCACTCAATATTGGAGGTTAGTTTACATGCACTCAAATAGCAAGAAATAGTACTATACACTGGATAACTCAACTggtttgctagtgtttatccgctggatagtgatttatgtggtggatagcgttatccaccttttgaacaaccggggcctgATTGACTAATTTGCCATTGCCAATGCTGCGTCAATGTATCACACGATGCCTTTTTCAGCTCTCAAACATGGATGAACAATCAGAAATGCTTATTTTGGGAAacaaaccaatcagattgcatgAATGTTATAGAcaatgcttgctctttctttgtgtcatggtCTTGGTCACTATCTGTCACTCTCTGAAATTGACGTTGTGTATAATttgtggtaaaaagaaatcaaaataacGTGGTTCAGGGTTGTCTGTCCTCGACCATGATGTTTGTCATTTGTGCACTCACTTGGCTGCGCCTCGTGACTCCCAGGTAAAtcacttaataataatagtaataataataataataataatgataataataataataataacaataataataatattcgtTTATCCACGGTACACTGTccttaagagcgctcaggagctcgtttAACATGTGTCCATACATTCCAGATCAAATTgtaatttggcagtgttggtttttctggagaggggaaaagtgaagtacccagagaaaaccttcaagagcaaggagagaaccaacccacatatgataccaggaccgggaatcgatcccaggccacattggtgagaggcgcaGTGGTGAGCCTGCTCCCCTTAAATGACTAATATCAAAGTTGATTCTTTCAGCTTTCAAGGCAGGGGTAAATGATAAGATGTTGGAAAAAGAAGATAATAATTCTAAAAATACCAAGAAGGATGAAAGGTAAGAAAATAAGAGAGATCAGTAGCACATTACATGTGTACAATCAGAGTGACACAAACTCCTTCCCAAATATCTTCTTTATTATAAGCCGTACATTTGTAAGATTTCACACAAATAAGGGTAACATGTTTGTCAATAAATATGCAAAGTTTCGTGAATATTCACTGCACTCTTATTTTTGGCGAAATTTTTGTTTgacaaaattgattaaaaatatggcCGTCACGCGTAACATTTACCCAGATGAAATGTTGTTCGATAAAAAATATATCTAGACCAAAACGCCCATTATCGTTTggaaaaatcttaaaattacaACGACCAAACATACTTTCAACCTAATAACTCAACTTTTCTAAAACTAGAATCTGTATGGTTAAAATTCCAAAAAAGTACCTCGTAGTTAGGGCGTCACGATACTGCTCTGAACTTCTGCAGTTAAAATTAAGGTTCCCAGACAAGTTACAAAAACgaggtgaaaaataaaaataccacCGCAGACGGCGTTCTCACTTTCTGGGGACTCTTTCCTGAAAATATGAACAATCTAGGACCATTCGCTCCAACGCAATAAGAAAAAGTCTGAATCTCAAGCCTTGTGAAACGCTCCATGGTTTGATATGCCATTAAAAGCATCAACGAAAGTCAAACTCTTCCCAAATGCCCGCAATGGATCCAAAACCTTCGGATTGCCGCCACATTTGAATCTCATCTCAAAACGAACGTTCATGAGCATTTCCACGTTAAAATATAAAGTAGGTAGCTCGCAAGAAGAGTTTTTCTAAATCTTAAGCCTTGTGAAACGCTTCTCCATGAGTCTCCTATTACATGTAGGATTTTCTCGCAAGAAAGACAGCGAAACAACACGACCATTTCGCCATGATTTCGGGCAATTCCTTCCATGAAACATCAACATGTGCCCTTGGTAACCTCCCAAGAAGGTTCCAGAAGCTGTTTGTTACGTAACAACTCCAAAAATAGCGGTGAAAACCTCAAGAAAAGCACGtgttttaaatgcaaatgtCCCTTCCGGTTGGGTCACGTTCGTTACGCCAGATGGTTTTCAATGGACACAAAGGAGCATGAGAATAAAGCAGAATCAATGAGAAGATGGagaaaagaacaaaaggaaaaaaaaaggctatcAACAAAGCCcactacgaaaaaaaaaagaaaaaagctgaTATGTTACCCTAAAGTGTGTAAAATGTACTAGTTTTAGGATGCGCAATGTATTATGGGTAAAAACTAAGATTGCTGACTTGGCAAAAAACTTTGGATTATATGATTGTTTCCTATTAATGGCGATTTTGCTGTGATAATTACGAAGTGTTAATATGAATTTGGACAGATTACTAgatattttacaaaattaagagGCCGCAAAGCATCATGGGTATAACTTAAAATGTTGTCTACAAAGCTAAAACCAAGCAAAACATAATTATTTCGGCTCTTAGTGTGTTTTACTGTGCAAATTAAAGTGTTATCATGACTTTGGAGAAATTTgtagaaattttgcatttttgatATATGTTACACAATTGTACGTGTCTATTGTGCTACTGATCACACTGTACGTATCTTCTAGACAACTTGTAAGCATACAGTTATAGGATGAATAACAAAGAAATCATTCTTCTGGTAACCTCTGTCAGCTGTGTTAAGTCATGCAGATGGTGATGAGAATTTACTACAAAATCGAACTTTTACAAGCAGGAAAAACCTGAAATTCTCCCTTAACAGCCTAATCACTCCTTTTGTCTTATTTCAATGATcacttacatgtactgtaactGGGAACCAATGCCCCTACTCATTGTTAGAAatatgtgggttctttaacccactgactcccgggggttgcccattgacgagtaaaattgtctggccaGTTTATgccagtttggacgtcaaagggttaatcagtttttcagtgagtgatgaAATTAACATTCCACAGGGTTGATTGATTTACTTGGAACAAGGAAGCATTTCCTTCTGTCACTAACAAgtgtttcaatgttttttttgtttagttgtTTGCAAATACTGGGTGACTTCACAGGTACATGTACTCTAACCTCTTACTAAACGAACGCGAGGGcagtactggggaatattggcccaaggTCGTGGTAGTATATGGACCGAACTCACCGAGGtctgtacaaaaacgaccgcagggccaatattccccagtatggtcccgagcaaaaaaaaagtgagggtagtaaattattattgttaattatatgGCATCATTATGTACGAGATTGGTGAATGTGCGTAATCTTCGTCTTTCATCAGCAAACTTTGAACGATAACTTTTTatatgtaaaactaaattctgctcaagctataattgtactgttgCGAGTAAAGAATTAAATTCCacctttttaaaactttttgtttctctcaacttgaatttctcaGGAGGaagaaaaaatacggaaaccgaccatttccatggtaatggtccgtactgtgAA from Montipora capricornis isolate CH-2021 chromosome 9, ASM3666992v2, whole genome shotgun sequence encodes:
- the LOC138014940 gene encoding histone deacetylase 6-like, whose amino-acid sequence is MKRTGVVFDERMKKHFNVWDSTHPEVPDRIQRPYDKLKEYGLLERCQEIASRFASDGELQSQHSKTHVNKIKSTQTMAAEELYNIGACDYDSVYLSQHACECARLACGCTLAAVEAVVTDKVQNAVAIVRPPGHHADCDFAMGYCFFNNVAIAARIAQERWNVERILIVDWDIHHGNGTQHLFESDPNVLFFSIHRYDNAQFFPFSTEANYDFVGCGPGQGFTVNVPWNKKHMGDAEYLAVFHNILLPIAYEFDPDLVMVSAGFDSALGDPKGQCDVTPEGYHHLTKLLTNVANGKIIIVLEGGYNLRSVEESVCACTSSLLGDPCPRLDGSMAPSDSCFETIRNVISEHSKYWNSLNIGAFKAGVNDKMLEKEDNNSKNTKKDESCLQILGDFTAFC